A window from Mesorhizobium sp. WSM2240 encodes these proteins:
- a CDS encoding ABC transporter ATP-binding protein, translating into METRQPVLRTEALCKSFGSLKVARDVTFELPRGARHALIGPNGAGKTTLINLITGEMRADSGRILLDGKDITHVPTMARVRHGLTRTFQINTLFPDLAPIEAVTLAICERERLAGQFWKSLTTHREAIDEGFEILRQLRLAEVATRPTRALPYGQQRLLEIALALATRPKVLLLDEPAAGVPKGESAALFSVIAALPDDISVLFIEHDMDIVFSFASRIIVMVSGSVLLEAEPAIVRSDPRVREVYLGKAAHV; encoded by the coding sequence ATGGAGACGCGGCAGCCCGTTCTGCGCACGGAAGCGCTGTGCAAGAGCTTCGGCTCGCTCAAAGTGGCGCGTGACGTCACGTTCGAGCTGCCGCGCGGCGCGCGCCATGCGCTGATCGGCCCGAACGGAGCCGGCAAGACCACGCTGATCAACCTTATCACCGGCGAGATGCGCGCCGATTCCGGGCGGATATTGCTTGACGGCAAGGACATCACTCACGTTCCAACGATGGCGAGGGTGCGCCACGGGCTGACGCGTACTTTCCAGATCAACACGCTCTTTCCCGACCTGGCGCCGATCGAGGCGGTCACGCTGGCGATCTGCGAACGCGAGCGGCTGGCGGGGCAGTTCTGGAAAAGCCTGACCACTCATCGTGAGGCAATCGACGAAGGCTTCGAGATCCTGCGCCAGTTGCGGCTGGCCGAGGTCGCGACCCGGCCGACACGCGCGCTGCCTTACGGCCAGCAGCGGTTGCTGGAGATCGCGCTGGCGCTTGCCACCAGACCCAAGGTGCTGCTCCTCGACGAACCCGCTGCGGGCGTACCGAAGGGCGAGAGTGCGGCGCTCTTCAGCGTCATCGCCGCGCTGCCGGATGACATCTCGGTGCTTTTCATCGAGCACGACATGGACATCGTCTTCAGCTTCGCCTCGCGCATCATCGTTATGGTTTCGGGCAGCGTATTGCTCGAGGCCGAGCCCGCAATCGTGCGCAGCGATCCGAGGGTTCGCGAAGTCTATCTCGGCAAGGCGGCACATGTCTGA
- a CDS encoding methylenetetrahydrofolate reductase: MSWSPARADANRTARIPDREALAQLLRSYSVEVTARDADAVAHSLPPGAEVFIANLPKDSHNMLVTAAARLRRARLVPVPHIVARKIRDRREFDDLIGQLAGEAGVDRVLAIGGDRDRPAGAFDASLQLIRTGSFERHGVRQIAIACYPEGHPRIASQALQEALAAKLAAIAERGLAARLVSQFAFSPEPVLDFARKLRSAGISAPLRVGVAGPAPRAKLVKYAMRCGVGASLRAFTERRHLVGSLFGAERPEKLLTAIALAHGEDPSLRIEGVHFFTFGAPEKSVEWAQERANDREGFAAAKY, from the coding sequence ATGAGCTGGTCGCCCGCCCGCGCTGATGCGAACCGAACTGCCCGTATTCCGGACCGTGAAGCGCTGGCGCAGTTGCTGCGGAGCTATTCAGTCGAAGTCACGGCGCGCGACGCCGACGCAGTGGCGCATAGCTTGCCGCCGGGCGCGGAGGTTTTCATCGCCAATCTGCCGAAGGATAGCCATAATATGCTGGTGACCGCCGCCGCCCGATTGCGCCGGGCGAGACTGGTCCCCGTCCCTCATATCGTCGCACGCAAGATTCGCGACCGCCGGGAATTCGACGATCTCATCGGACAATTGGCTGGCGAAGCGGGAGTGGACAGGGTGCTGGCGATCGGCGGCGACCGCGACCGGCCCGCCGGCGCATTCGACGCAAGCCTGCAATTGATCCGGACCGGATCGTTTGAGCGGCATGGCGTCCGGCAGATCGCGATCGCCTGCTATCCCGAAGGGCATCCGCGCATTGCAAGCCAGGCGCTGCAGGAAGCTTTGGCGGCAAAGCTCGCCGCCATCGCCGAACGAGGCCTTGCAGCGCGCCTTGTGAGCCAGTTCGCTTTCAGCCCGGAACCGGTGCTGGACTTCGCGCGCAAGCTTCGTTCAGCGGGCATTTCGGCGCCCTTGCGGGTGGGCGTGGCCGGCCCTGCCCCGCGCGCCAAACTGGTGAAATACGCCATGCGCTGCGGCGTCGGCGCTTCCTTGCGCGCCTTTACCGAGCGCAGGCACTTGGTCGGCAGCCTTTTCGGCGCCGAAAGGCCCGAAAAATTGCTGACGGCAATCGCCCTTGCCCATGGCGAAGATCCGTCGCTTCGCATTGAAGGCGTCCACTTCTTCACATTCGGCGCGCCGGAAAAATCCGTCGAATGGGCGCAGGAACGAGCTAATGACCGCGAAGGCTTTGCTGCGGCGAAATATTGA
- a CDS encoding ABC transporter ATP-binding protein, with the protein MSEPLLEFRHVRSGYGEAVVLDGVSFTLPAHGSLAVLGRNGVGKTTLLLTAMGFVALVRGSVLFKGRDISHVPPNKRALMGLGWVPQEREIFPSLTVEENLTVAGRPGRWNLEAVYGLFPRLKERRANMGNQLSGGEQQMLTIARTLMTNPAVLLLDEPLEGLAPIIIEELTVAIRQMAEEGIALVLIEQHAEVALRLTKEAVMIERGIIAHCAQSSDLLDHPDILDRYLGLRLQEG; encoded by the coding sequence ATGTCTGAGCCGCTGCTAGAATTCCGCCATGTGCGCTCCGGTTATGGCGAGGCCGTCGTGCTGGACGGCGTGTCCTTCACGCTGCCGGCGCATGGCAGCCTCGCCGTACTCGGCCGCAACGGCGTCGGCAAGACGACGCTGCTTCTGACCGCCATGGGCTTCGTCGCTCTGGTGCGCGGTTCGGTCCTGTTCAAGGGCAGGGACATTTCGCACGTTCCGCCGAACAAGCGCGCGTTGATGGGCCTGGGCTGGGTGCCGCAGGAGCGCGAAATCTTTCCTTCGCTTACAGTCGAAGAGAACCTGACGGTGGCGGGGCGGCCCGGTCGATGGAATCTCGAAGCAGTATATGGGCTCTTCCCCCGGCTGAAGGAACGGCGCGCCAATATGGGCAATCAGCTTTCCGGCGGTGAACAGCAGATGCTGACGATCGCGCGCACGCTGATGACAAATCCCGCTGTCCTATTGTTGGACGAACCGCTGGAAGGGCTCGCGCCCATCATTATTGAGGAACTCACCGTTGCGATCCGCCAGATGGCCGAGGAGGGAATTGCGCTTGTCCTGATTGAGCAGCATGCCGAGGTGGCGCTCAGGCTCACAAAAGAGGCGGTGATGATCGAGCGTGGGATCATTGCCCACTGCGCACAGTCGTCGGACCTTCTCGACCATCCCGACATTCTGGATCGCTATCTCGGTTTGCGCCTGCAAGAGGGGTAG
- a CDS encoding NAD(P)-dependent oxidoreductase gives MTRVVVTGGSGKLGRACVEDLLSHGYEVLNVDTVPPVRENCPFVQADLTDFGQALEVLAGVDDRLGEIEALVHLAAIPAPGKQPNAVTFKVNTLSTYNVFDAARRLKIRNVIWASSETVLGLPFDNPPPYAPVDEDYAGRPETAYSLSKLLGEEMAKQFCRWDPELKIIGLRFSNVMEPGDYARFPSFDADALLRKWNLWGYIDARDASQAIRRALEAPIRGAEIFVIANADTVMSRPNAELMAEVYPGVPLAQGASGNETLLSIEKARRLLGYQPQYSWRGG, from the coding sequence ATGACGCGTGTGGTCGTAACAGGCGGTAGCGGTAAGCTCGGCCGAGCATGCGTGGAGGACCTGCTGAGCCACGGCTACGAGGTTCTGAACGTGGACACCGTGCCGCCCGTCAGGGAAAATTGCCCCTTCGTACAGGCGGACCTGACCGATTTCGGCCAGGCACTCGAAGTTCTGGCGGGGGTGGACGACCGGCTCGGCGAGATCGAAGCGCTCGTGCATCTGGCAGCGATCCCGGCGCCCGGCAAACAGCCGAACGCCGTAACCTTCAAGGTCAACACGCTCAGCACTTACAACGTCTTCGATGCCGCCCGACGCCTCAAGATCCGCAATGTCATCTGGGCGTCGAGCGAAACCGTGCTCGGTCTGCCATTCGACAACCCGCCGCCCTATGCCCCGGTGGACGAGGATTACGCAGGCCGGCCCGAGACCGCCTATTCGCTTTCCAAGCTGCTCGGCGAGGAAATGGCGAAGCAATTCTGCCGCTGGGATCCCGAGCTGAAGATCATCGGGCTGCGCTTTTCCAATGTCATGGAGCCTGGAGATTACGCGCGATTTCCTTCATTTGACGCCGACGCACTTCTCAGGAAGTGGAACCTCTGGGGCTATATCGATGCACGCGACGCCTCGCAGGCTATCCGAAGGGCGCTCGAAGCGCCGATTAGGGGCGCGGAAATCTTCGTCATCGCCAACGCCGACACAGTCATGTCGCGGCCCAATGCGGAACTGATGGCGGAGGTCTATCCCGGCGTGCCGCTGGCGCAAGGCGCAAGCGGCAACGAGACGCTGCTCTCGATCGAAAAGGCGAGGCGGCTCCTCGGCTACCAGCCACAATATAGCTGGCGTGGAGGCTGA
- a CDS encoding ABC transporter substrate-binding protein, which translates to MSIRTAAAVALGLGLSLSSGAFAQETVKIGVILPYSGPFADAANQLEAGIKLYMQQNGDEVAGKKIEIVRKDTGGPAPDVAKRVAQELVVRDQVDILAGFALTPEALGAADVSAEAQKLMVVMNAATSVVTEKSPYIVRTSVTIPQVNYVFGKWAAEEGGIKEAYTLVSDYGPGHDAESSFSKGFTEAGGKIIGSDKTPVANPDFSAFVQRVKDANPEAVYVFIPGGAQPAALGKALADRGLTPPDVKLFGQGELTHPEALESMGETAKGIITTFHYTLERDDPLNNEYVKAYREANNGRSPDLFSIGGYDGMHLIYEALKKTNGDTSGDALVEAAKGMSWDSPRGPMSIDPETRDVVQTVYIREVKEVDGELQNVIIHEIPNVKDPLHGAK; encoded by the coding sequence ATGTCGATAAGAACAGCAGCCGCAGTGGCCCTAGGGCTCGGCCTGAGCTTGTCCTCGGGAGCATTCGCGCAGGAGACCGTCAAGATCGGCGTCATCCTGCCTTATTCTGGTCCGTTCGCCGACGCCGCGAACCAGCTCGAAGCCGGCATCAAGCTCTATATGCAGCAGAATGGCGACGAAGTCGCCGGCAAGAAGATCGAGATCGTCCGCAAGGATACCGGCGGCCCGGCGCCTGACGTCGCCAAGCGCGTCGCCCAGGAGCTGGTGGTGCGCGACCAAGTCGATATTCTGGCCGGTTTTGCCTTGACGCCGGAAGCGCTCGGCGCGGCAGACGTTTCCGCCGAGGCGCAGAAACTGATGGTGGTGATGAACGCCGCCACGTCGGTCGTCACCGAGAAGTCACCCTATATCGTCCGCACATCGGTAACGATCCCGCAGGTCAACTATGTCTTCGGCAAATGGGCTGCGGAGGAGGGGGGCATCAAGGAAGCCTACACGCTAGTCTCCGACTACGGGCCTGGCCATGACGCCGAAAGCTCCTTCTCGAAGGGCTTCACCGAGGCCGGCGGCAAGATCATCGGCTCCGATAAGACTCCGGTCGCCAATCCGGATTTCTCGGCCTTCGTCCAGCGCGTGAAGGATGCCAATCCTGAAGCCGTCTACGTGTTCATTCCCGGCGGCGCGCAGCCGGCGGCCCTCGGCAAGGCGCTCGCCGACCGCGGTCTGACGCCGCCCGACGTGAAGCTTTTCGGCCAGGGCGAGCTGACGCACCCCGAAGCGCTTGAAAGCATGGGCGAGACGGCGAAGGGCATCATCACGACGTTCCACTACACGCTGGAGCGCGACGATCCGCTGAACAACGAATATGTGAAGGCCTATCGCGAGGCCAATAACGGGCGCAGCCCCGACCTGTTCTCGATCGGCGGTTATGACGGCATGCACCTCATCTACGAGGCGCTGAAGAAGACCAATGGCGACACCAGTGGCGACGCCCTGGTCGAGGCTGCCAAGGGCATGTCGTGGGACAGCCCACGCGGGCCGATGTCCATCGACCCCGAGACGCGCGACGTCGTGCAGACCGTCTACATCCGCGAGGTAAAGGAGGTTGACGGGGAGCTCCAGAACGTCATCATCCACGAAATCCCGAACGTGAAGGATCCGCTGCACGGGGCGAAATAG
- a CDS encoding branched-chain amino acid ABC transporter permease, producing the protein MTVEASTLADPHDWLRRKSRWSVFEIAFWAASLLPFFLFQTYLPLASQIAITALFAISVDLVLGYAGIITLGHAMFFGLGAYAAGLISKAGWGEPLTGLIFAGAFAGLVGYIASFIIVRVQHLALIMITLGLCFLTYELANSMSWLTGGTDGLQGVDTWPILGTFRFDLWGYAAYGYALAALFLGLVLSRRIVHSSFGLSLRGIRENMRRMPAIGADYRGHLQKIYTISAAIAGCAGALLTQTTDTVSLDTLSFQRSADVVVMLILGGTGRLYGAVIGAIIFMVARDQLAGMNPQYWYFWIGLLLMVVVLVMPKGILGGLAQLVGRRD; encoded by the coding sequence ATGACGGTCGAGGCGTCCACTCTCGCTGATCCGCATGACTGGCTGAGGCGCAAGAGCCGCTGGTCGGTTTTCGAGATAGCCTTTTGGGCCGCGTCCCTGCTGCCGTTCTTTCTGTTCCAGACCTATCTGCCGCTGGCCAGCCAGATCGCCATCACCGCGCTTTTCGCAATCTCCGTCGATCTGGTGCTTGGTTATGCCGGCATCATCACGCTCGGCCACGCAATGTTTTTCGGGCTCGGCGCCTACGCGGCCGGCCTGATCAGCAAGGCCGGCTGGGGCGAACCGCTGACGGGCCTCATTTTTGCCGGGGCCTTCGCCGGGCTGGTCGGTTACATCGCGAGCTTCATCATCGTGCGCGTCCAGCATCTGGCGCTGATAATGATCACGCTCGGCCTCTGCTTCCTGACCTACGAACTGGCCAATTCGATGAGTTGGCTGACCGGCGGCACGGATGGTCTCCAGGGCGTCGACACCTGGCCGATCCTCGGCACCTTCCGCTTCGATCTGTGGGGCTACGCCGCCTATGGCTATGCACTTGCCGCACTATTCCTCGGGCTCGTGCTCAGCCGACGGATTGTCCATTCCTCCTTCGGTCTTTCGCTTCGCGGCATTCGCGAGAACATGAGACGCATGCCGGCGATCGGTGCGGACTACCGCGGCCACCTGCAGAAGATCTATACGATCTCGGCCGCCATAGCCGGCTGCGCCGGGGCGTTGCTCACCCAGACCACCGACACCGTATCGCTCGACACGCTGAGCTTCCAGCGCTCCGCCGATGTGGTGGTGATGCTGATCCTCGGCGGCACCGGGCGTCTTTACGGTGCTGTGATCGGCGCCATCATTTTCATGGTTGCGCGCGACCAACTCGCCGGTATGAACCCGCAATATTGGTATTTCTGGATCGGGTTGCTGCTGATGGTTGTCGTCCTGGTCATGCCGAAAGGTATACTTGGCGGGTTGGCGCAACTCGTGGGCAGGCGCGATTGA
- a CDS encoding branched-chain amino acid ABC transporter permease has translation MISQLAIVLFDGFAFGMLLFVLSVGLSVTLGLMNFINLAHGAFGMLGGYVAVTAMRGLGLPFLAALPAAFVAAAAISVLLERTLFRRLYRAGELNQVLFTIGVVFVATAMATYAFGTVQQVIQIPGWLRGSVEVAGLRLGTYRIFIIAVALAVTALLVFGLERTRLGARIRAAVDNQRVAQGLGLDVEKIFAVTFALGSGLAGLGGALAIEIVGLDPSFGFHYLVYVLIVVSVGGLGSVAGSFFGAALLGICDVAGKYFVPEIGSFLIYLLLVGILFVRPLGLFGRR, from the coding sequence GTGATCAGCCAGCTTGCCATCGTTCTCTTCGACGGGTTCGCCTTCGGGATGCTGTTGTTTGTCCTGTCCGTAGGCCTCTCCGTTACGCTCGGGCTGATGAACTTCATCAATCTTGCCCACGGTGCGTTCGGAATGCTGGGCGGCTATGTCGCCGTGACGGCCATGCGCGGGCTCGGCCTGCCCTTCCTTGCCGCCCTGCCGGCCGCCTTCGTCGCGGCGGCGGCAATCAGCGTCCTGCTCGAGCGGACGCTTTTTCGCCGGCTCTACAGGGCCGGCGAACTCAACCAGGTGCTGTTCACCATCGGCGTGGTCTTCGTCGCCACTGCAATGGCGACCTATGCCTTCGGCACCGTCCAGCAGGTGATCCAGATTCCCGGCTGGCTGCGCGGCTCGGTCGAAGTAGCAGGGCTGCGGCTCGGAACCTACAGGATATTCATCATCGCCGTGGCGCTGGCCGTCACAGCCCTTCTCGTGTTCGGGCTGGAACGCACCCGGCTCGGCGCTCGCATACGCGCCGCGGTCGACAATCAGCGCGTCGCCCAAGGGCTTGGCCTCGACGTCGAGAAGATATTCGCCGTCACCTTCGCGCTCGGCAGCGGGCTGGCCGGCCTCGGCGGGGCGCTGGCGATCGAGATCGTAGGTCTCGATCCGTCCTTCGGATTCCATTATCTCGTTTATGTGCTGATCGTGGTATCCGTCGGCGGTCTCGGCTCGGTAGCGGGGTCATTCTTCGGCGCTGCCTTGTTGGGAATCTGCGACGTGGCTGGCAAATATTTCGTGCCGGAGATCGGCTCGTTCCTGATCTACCTGCTGCTGGTGGGCATCCTGTTCGTGCGGCCGCTTGGCCTGTTCGGGAGGCGGTAG
- a CDS encoding GntR family transcriptional regulator: MSQVAEFASASETDKGQSRTVKVLLIIRELILEGVLPPGKRISELSVAERTGISRTPIRAALQRLEEEGLVETIPSGGFAVKSFSQQDVFDSIEIRGTLEGLAARLAAERGSMARLGPLNACLQELDEVVESAIATEEGFSRYVAANARLHALIVDMAESPTLERQIERAVSLPFASPSGFVMAQALMPESHRVLFVAQDQHRCVVEAITNREGARAEAIMQEHARLAGRNLRLALRHEKALERVPGGALIRKVR, encoded by the coding sequence ATGAGCCAGGTAGCGGAGTTTGCTTCGGCATCGGAAACCGACAAGGGCCAGTCGCGGACCGTAAAGGTCCTGCTCATCATTCGCGAACTGATCCTTGAGGGCGTGCTCCCGCCAGGGAAACGCATCTCCGAGCTTTCGGTCGCGGAGCGAACCGGGATTTCCCGCACCCCGATACGCGCTGCGCTGCAGCGGCTCGAAGAGGAAGGTCTCGTGGAAACCATTCCTTCCGGTGGTTTTGCGGTGAAATCCTTCTCGCAACAGGATGTATTCGATTCCATCGAGATCCGCGGAACGCTGGAGGGCCTGGCCGCGCGACTTGCGGCGGAGCGCGGCTCGATGGCGCGACTTGGGCCGCTCAATGCCTGCCTGCAGGAGCTCGACGAGGTGGTCGAATCCGCCATTGCCACCGAGGAAGGGTTTTCCCGCTACGTGGCCGCAAACGCACGCCTTCACGCGCTCATCGTCGATATGGCTGAGAGCCCGACGCTGGAACGGCAGATCGAAAGGGCGGTTTCGCTGCCGTTCGCCTCTCCCAGCGGCTTCGTCATGGCCCAGGCGTTGATGCCGGAATCGCACAGGGTCCTTTTTGTCGCCCAGGACCAGCATCGCTGCGTGGTCGAGGCCATAACCAACCGCGAGGGCGCTCGGGCCGAAGCGATCATGCAGGAACACGCTCGGCTCGCCGGCCGGAACCTGAGGCTTGCGCTGCGCCACGAGAAGGCGCTCGAACGCGTGCCTGGCGGCGCTCTCATCCGCAAGGTCAGGTAG